The Carassius gibelio isolate Cgi1373 ecotype wild population from Czech Republic chromosome B12, carGib1.2-hapl.c, whole genome shotgun sequence genome has a segment encoding these proteins:
- the LOC127969047 gene encoding protein phosphatase 1B-like isoform X1, whose protein sequence is MGAFLDKPKTEKHNAHGAGNGLRFGLSSMQGWRVEMEDAHTAVVGLPHGLDDWSFFAVYDGHAGSRVANYCSKHLLEHIITSSEDFRSGPDSVEGVKSGIRSGFLKIDEYMRNFSDLRNGMDRSGSTAVGVLVSPEHLYFINCGDSRAVLSRVGQVRFSTQDHKPCNPREKERIQNAGGSVMIQRVNGSLAVSRALGDYDYKCVDGKGPTEQLVSPEPEVFEIPRVSEEDEFVVLACDGIWDVMSNEELCDFVRSRLEVLDDLEKVCNSVVDTCLHKGSRDNMSVVLVCFPNAPKVSEEAVKREAELDKFLEAHVEEIMEKSGEEGIPDLSHIMHNLRPESIPNLPPGGGLASKRSVIEAAYNRLNPHREEDGDSQGGAVGGEEDEEGSSAAAHLLEALRQFRLSHRGEYRQVLEQALSTYATTRTDPKEEPPSPPPSPATEPLSSEEGQDEAATSQSLDELSGAPTA, encoded by the exons ATGGGGGCCTTCTTGGACAAACCGAAGACAGAGAAACATAATGCTCACGGAGCGGGCAATGGTCTACGCTTTGGCCTGAGCAGCATGCAGGGCTGGAGAGTAGAGATGGAGGATGCACACACGGCCGTTGTTGGTCTACCACACGGCCTAGACGACTGGTCCTTCTTCGCAGTATACGACGGTCACGCTGGTTCCCGTGTAGCCAACTATTGCTCCAAACACCTGCTGGAGCACATCATAACCAGCAGTGAGGACTTCCGTTCAGGGCCCGACTCCGTGGAGGGTGTTAAAAGCGGCATTCGTTCTGGCTTCCTAAAGATCGACGAGTACATGCGCAACTTCTCGGACCTACGTAATGGCATGGACCGTAGTGGCTCCACGGCAGTTGGCGTGCTGGTGTCTCCTGAACACCTCTATTTCATCAACTGCGGAGACTCCCGTGCCGTACTCAGCCGTGTCGGACAGGTACGATTCTCCACGCAAGACCACAAGCCGTGCAACCCACGTGAAAAAGAGCGCATTCAGAACGCAGGAGGTTCTGTGATGATCCAAAGGGTGAATGGTTCACTTGCTGTGTCACGTGCCCTGGGGGACTATGACTACAAGTGTGTGGATGGGAAGGGCCCAACTGAGCAGTTGGTATCTCCGGAACCGGAGGTGTTTGAAATCCCGCGTGTTTCAGAAGAGGATGAGTTTGTGGTGCTCGCCTGCGATGGCATCTGGGATGTGATGAGCAACGAGGAGCTGTGTGATTTTGTGCGCTCTCGATTAGAGGTGTTGGATGACTTGGAGAAAGTCTGCAACTCTGTGGTGGACACCTGTTTACATAAG GGAAGCCGTGACAACATGAGTGTTGTTCTAGTATGTTTCCCCAATGCACCGAAGGTATCAGAGGAGGCTGTTAAGAGAGAGGCCGAGTTGGACAAGTTCCTGGAGGCTCATGTGGAAG AAATTATGGAGAAGTCAGGGGAGGAGGGCATCCCAGATCTAAGCCATATCATGCACAACCTTCGTCCTGAGAGCATCCCCAACCTGCCACCGGGTGGTGGTCTCGCTAGCAA ACGTAGTGTAATTGAGGCCGCTTACAACAGGCTAAACCCACACAGAGAAGAAGATGGG GACAGCCAGGGAGGAGCAGTCGGCggtgaggaggatgaagaggGCAGCTCCGCTGCCGCCCACCTGCTGGAGGCACTACGACAGTTCCGGCTCAGTCACCGAGGCGAATACCGCCAAGTGCTGGAGCAGGCGCTGTCCACTTACGCCACGACACGGACTGACCCCAAGGAGGAACCTCCCTCGCCCCCTCCGTCCCCGGCCACTGAACCCCTCAGCTCTGAGGAGGGACAGGACGAAGCAGCTACGTCACAGTCTTTGGACGAGCTCTCCGGCGCCCCCACTGCATGA
- the LOC127969047 gene encoding protein phosphatase 1B-like isoform X2: protein MGAFLDKPKTEKHNAHGAGNGLRFGLSSMQGWRVEMEDAHTAVVGLPHGLDDWSFFAVYDGHAGSRVANYCSKHLLEHIITSSEDFRSGPDSVEGVKSGIRSGFLKIDEYMRNFSDLRNGMDRSGSTAVGVLVSPEHLYFINCGDSRAVLSRVGQVRFSTQDHKPCNPREKERIQNAGGSVMIQRVNGSLAVSRALGDYDYKCVDGKGPTEQLVSPEPEVFEIPRVSEEDEFVVLACDGIWDVMSNEELCDFVRSRLEVLDDLEKVCNSVVDTCLHKGSRDNMSVVLVCFPNAPKVSEEAVKREAELDKFLEAHVEEIMEKSGEEGIPDLSHIMHNLRPESIPNLPPGGGLASKRSVIEAAYNRLNPHREEDGSGGDLDDPW, encoded by the exons ATGGGGGCCTTCTTGGACAAACCGAAGACAGAGAAACATAATGCTCACGGAGCGGGCAATGGTCTACGCTTTGGCCTGAGCAGCATGCAGGGCTGGAGAGTAGAGATGGAGGATGCACACACGGCCGTTGTTGGTCTACCACACGGCCTAGACGACTGGTCCTTCTTCGCAGTATACGACGGTCACGCTGGTTCCCGTGTAGCCAACTATTGCTCCAAACACCTGCTGGAGCACATCATAACCAGCAGTGAGGACTTCCGTTCAGGGCCCGACTCCGTGGAGGGTGTTAAAAGCGGCATTCGTTCTGGCTTCCTAAAGATCGACGAGTACATGCGCAACTTCTCGGACCTACGTAATGGCATGGACCGTAGTGGCTCCACGGCAGTTGGCGTGCTGGTGTCTCCTGAACACCTCTATTTCATCAACTGCGGAGACTCCCGTGCCGTACTCAGCCGTGTCGGACAGGTACGATTCTCCACGCAAGACCACAAGCCGTGCAACCCACGTGAAAAAGAGCGCATTCAGAACGCAGGAGGTTCTGTGATGATCCAAAGGGTGAATGGTTCACTTGCTGTGTCACGTGCCCTGGGGGACTATGACTACAAGTGTGTGGATGGGAAGGGCCCAACTGAGCAGTTGGTATCTCCGGAACCGGAGGTGTTTGAAATCCCGCGTGTTTCAGAAGAGGATGAGTTTGTGGTGCTCGCCTGCGATGGCATCTGGGATGTGATGAGCAACGAGGAGCTGTGTGATTTTGTGCGCTCTCGATTAGAGGTGTTGGATGACTTGGAGAAAGTCTGCAACTCTGTGGTGGACACCTGTTTACATAAG GGAAGCCGTGACAACATGAGTGTTGTTCTAGTATGTTTCCCCAATGCACCGAAGGTATCAGAGGAGGCTGTTAAGAGAGAGGCCGAGTTGGACAAGTTCCTGGAGGCTCATGTGGAAG AAATTATGGAGAAGTCAGGGGAGGAGGGCATCCCAGATCTAAGCCATATCATGCACAACCTTCGTCCTGAGAGCATCCCCAACCTGCCACCGGGTGGTGGTCTCGCTAGCAA ACGTAGTGTAATTGAGGCCGCTTACAACAGGCTAAACCCACACAGAGAAGAAGATGGG